ATAGTACCACCCAGTGGACCATGGTGATGTTGTATGCGATATTTGGCATAGAACAGGTGATTCCTGAGTGGGGGTCTTTTCCCAGGGATCTTCCaggaaggtggggagagagatAAGCCTCAGCCAGATCTGGTGGACCCTCTCCACTTTGTGCCTGGACTGGAGCCATATGTACCTAAGCCCAGGGCCGCCCTCCACCAGCTCTGACCCAGCCCCTGTTGGCATGTCCACTCGCCTTGGATTCCTGTGGCTACTACTGGGGAGGGGTCTTGAACACCAGGCAGAAACCTCTGGCCAGGGAAATGGAGAAAGACCTGAGTCCTAGCCTGGCACAGCTGTGTGTTTGAGCAAGTGGCTGTTCTTCGGGCCTCAGTCTCCCTATCTGTACAGTGGAGGTGCTCTGAGGGCCCCACCTCCAGGCTTTGCCCACCCAGGAAGATGGGGGGTTTGGGTAGTCAGAGCTTCCTCTTCAGCCACACCCCAAACCTGCTCCTGCCCTTGCCTGTTGAACATGTCCTTTCTGGTTCCAAAACACCGAAATTCAGGGTCCTGAACACTTACATCCTCAAAGGCACACAAGAGCACACGCACACACTTACCATCACTCACCTTTGCGTAGCAAAAAAGCTCTTCAGCTCCTGAATGAACAGACCCCAACCGGCCACCTCCCAAAATGTGGCTGCTGGCTTGAGAATGAACCCCAACACAAATCTGAGTCCAGAATGTCGTAAGCCCTAGGGTtgggaaggaaggagatgggGGGGGGGCATTGGCCAGTATTGCACAGGTTCTGGAAACAAGTGTTCctggtttgaattctggctctatcatttcctagctgtatgaccttgagctgGCCACTGAATCTCCctcagcctgtttcctcatccgtaaaatggagaAGTTATTATTACCTGTGCCATGGGATGCTTGTTAGGCATAAATGTGGTAATGGGTGTAgtacacttagcacagtgcctagcacacagtaaatgCCCATGACTGGAAAGGGCTGTTGTTAAGAACACCTACATGCTTTGAGTATATCCTTCATGCCAAAGGCCAAGCTAAAGCTCATGTGGGCAGGATGTAGGCATCTTCAACCCCAAAAGGGTCTAGCAACAGGGGTTCCAGTCCCCAGGGGATGGTGGGGTTCTTGCCTGGCGGTGCCTGTGTCTGAGCAGGGGGACCCATCAGATAGGCATCCTGGGGTGGGAGGTGTCACCTGCCGGCCACATTCCACCTGGGTCTCCATCTCCTCATATACCCCACAGGCCCCCGGGCCTGGCATAATCCCCCATTCCAGGCTGTCCCCCATCAGgccccactccaccccctccacacacacacacacacacacacacacacacaaatttatcacaaaatcatttttattgaggGTTGGGTCAGGGACAGGAATAGGGATTGCACTGGGGACCATACCCCAGTTGGCAGAGGGGTCTGGCGTTGGCTCGCACCCTGCCTCCTCTAGGGCACcgcagggtgaggcctggccgcCAGACTCTGGCTGTGGCGCTGGACACCAGGCTGGAGTGGAGTTGGGGTTGCTTGGCCTGGTCCCGGCTGCCGGCCGGGCTGCAGTTACCCGAAAACGGCCACCAGAGGGCAGCCGGCCCCCAGCGCAGAGGAATTCTCGGTTTCTCAGGagatggtttcttaaaaaaataaaaaaccagagGCTGGTATGTTCCCCCTGCAAACCCGAGGGTGGCGGGCCCTGGGAGAAGGCTCTGGTTTCTATGATCTCTTtgataaaaaacaagcaaaaataataacaaaatacgtggtttctctctctccctttcccccatcTAGGAACTGAGGTCAGAAATGAGGGTGTTGGGGACTGGGAGTACCCTGGTATGGCCTGGATTTCAAGGTGTGGGTCTCTTTTCTTCCCCTAACACccataaataaatgcataaataaataaataataaatagatactctgtatgtgcacatatatacagATAAATCTTTCTCTTATCTATCAACGGAGTAACTAACCTCTCTGATTCTAGTTCAGAAACTCAGAAGTAAAGCGACATGGTCAAGGTCAAGGGAGGGGAAGATCAGGGACTTGGAATGGCACTGGAAAACACCCAGCAGCATCCTGGAACTCCAAGCCAGCTGGGCTGTGGGACATTTCTGAGTGGAACCCTGACCACCTGAACATTCTAGAACCATGGAGCCAGCTGGGCCCTGCAGGGATCTGAACAGAATCCTGTGAAACACCCAAAGTCCTAGAACTCCAGAACCAGCTGGGTCTTGGGGTGTGGAGCTGGAGGGTTGGAACAAAGCCCTGGAGGACCTAACATTCTGGAATTCTGTAGTGATCAGGGCTGAAGGGTCACTAGGATGCGACTAGACGTCACTGGGGGAACGGGATCGGAAGGGGATCTTGGAAGAGGAACAGCAGCAGCAGACAGCCCACAGCACCTTCTGCACATCCTGGTTGCGGAAGGCATAGATGATGGGGTTGATCATGGAGTTGTAAGTGGCAGGGAGCAGGGTGAGATAGGTGtagaggggtggggagtgggcatCGCCCAACAGGCAGTAGACGGTGAAGGGCAGCCAGCAGGTGGCAAAGGCGCCAAGCACCACGGCCAAGGTGGCAATGCCCTTTCGGGTGGCCACGTAGTGGGAGGCAGGCAGCAGGTGCCGCTGGAGGGCAATCTGCTGGGCATGACGGCAGACGATGCGACAGATCTGGGCATAGAGTTGCAGCATGATGCCAAACACCATGAAGAAAGCAACGGCCAGGACCACCAGATGGTTCTTGGAGAATGGATATACCACGCCGCACGTGGCCCGGGCATCCAGGCAGTTCCAGGCCAGCACAGGCAGCAGCCCCAGGCCCAATGCGCATCCCCACACTAGGGCCAGCATCACATAGGTCCGCGTCACTGTCGTCTCTGAGTAGTAGGTGAGCGCATTGTACAGAGAAAGGTAGCGATCAACGGTGATGGCCAGTAGGCTGCCAATGCTGGCAGTAAAGGCCATGGCCAGCATGCCGACCAGCACCAGGCTCATCTCTGCCGAGCCAATGCAGAAGACAGCAGCAAAGTGCATGACCAGACCCAGGCCTGCCAGCAGGTCTGCCACAGCCAGGCTGCCCACCAGCAGGAACATGGGGGCACGGAAGGCGGGAGTGCCCACGATGATGGCCACCACCAGCGCATTCTCACAGGACACAAGGGTACCTGAGATGCACAGCACTACATCCCAGGCCCTAGGTGAGGGCAGTGgcgtggctgggcctgtgggccccTCTGTTGAACCCACGCTGCTCATGTTCATGTTTCCTGGGCCAGCAGAGAGCCAGGCCAGGGGGCTGCCTGCACCCCACATCATGGTACCTGTAGGAGAAAGGCTCTGTGAGAAGCTGGCAGGGCTGGGTGCTGAGTGGAGGGGTCTGGAAACAGTGGGAGTCTCACCTCAGGATACCTGGCTGAGTCCCAATGCCTTGTCACACCCACTCCTGCCCTGAAGCTCCTTCCAGGGTACCTTTAACCTCTCCTATGCCTCCAGGCTAGCAGGAGTCTCTTTTCCTGGGGATCCCTGTCCTGGGTCTCTTCATTCTCCCTTCCAACTCCCTGAGTCCTGCAGTTCTCTTTCTCCTACATGTGTGACCAGAGGAGGACAAGATGAAGGACTACTATAAGTGGATGGAGGCCCATAGGAT
This genomic stretch from Kogia breviceps isolate mKogBre1 chromosome 1, mKogBre1 haplotype 1, whole genome shotgun sequence harbors:
- the GPR3 gene encoding G-protein coupled receptor 3; the encoded protein is MMWGAGSPLAWLSAGPGNMNMSSVGSTEGPTGPATPLPSPRAWDVVLCISGTLVSCENALVVAIIVGTPAFRAPMFLLVGSLAVADLLAGLGLVMHFAAVFCIGSAEMSLVLVGMLAMAFTASIGSLLAITVDRYLSLYNALTYYSETTVTRTYVMLALVWGCALGLGLLPVLAWNCLDARATCGVVYPFSKNHLVVLAVAFFMVFGIMLQLYAQICRIVCRHAQQIALQRHLLPASHYVATRKGIATLAVVLGAFATCWLPFTVYCLLGDAHSPPLYTYLTLLPATYNSMINPIIYAFRNQDVQKVLWAVCCCCSSSKIPFRSRSPSDV